A genomic segment from Flavobacteriales bacterium encodes:
- the pcaF gene encoding 3-oxoadipyl-CoA thiolase: protein MKQAFIVDAIRTPVGSFGGTLAPVRADDLAAIPIRELMSRNPNLDPSAIEDLIFGCANQAGEDNRNVARMALLLAGLPWSVGGETVNRLCSSGMASTINAARAIQTGNGDLYISGGVEHMTRGPWVISKASQPFGRDSEMFDTSFGWRFINPRMQELYGTEGMGQTAENLVEMYGIEREAQDLFAHNSHMKAAAAQASGRLAEEIVAVQIPQRKGEAISFEKDEFIKPNTTLEVLGKLRAAFKKDGSVTAGNSSGLNDGAAAMLIASEQALKDHNLKPMARIVSAAVAGVEPRIMGIGPVYASEKALKRAGLTLDQIDVIELNEAFAAQVLACTRIMGLADDDARVNQNGGAIAIGHPLGMSGARILQTAAIQLQKTNKRYALVSMCIGVGQGYATIIERV, encoded by the coding sequence ATGAAACAAGCATTTATAGTTGACGCCATAAGAACACCAGTTGGCAGTTTTGGAGGCACATTAGCACCTGTAAGGGCAGATGATCTGGCCGCCATTCCTATTCGGGAATTGATGAGTCGGAATCCGAATTTGGATCCATCAGCCATTGAGGATCTGATCTTCGGTTGTGCCAATCAGGCAGGAGAGGACAATAGGAACGTGGCAAGAATGGCCTTGCTCTTGGCAGGACTTCCTTGGTCGGTCGGTGGCGAAACTGTGAATAGATTATGTTCATCTGGAATGGCCTCGACCATCAATGCAGCAAGAGCCATTCAGACAGGAAATGGAGATTTATATATCTCAGGTGGAGTTGAACATATGACGCGTGGGCCGTGGGTGATCTCTAAAGCAAGTCAGCCATTTGGAAGAGATTCTGAAATGTTCGACACAAGCTTCGGATGGCGATTCATCAATCCCAGAATGCAGGAATTGTACGGCACCGAAGGCATGGGACAAACAGCAGAGAACTTGGTGGAGATGTACGGCATTGAGCGCGAAGCTCAAGATCTGTTCGCCCACAATTCGCACATGAAAGCGGCTGCTGCACAAGCTTCCGGCAGATTGGCTGAAGAAATCGTTGCTGTGCAGATTCCGCAACGGAAAGGCGAAGCCATCAGCTTTGAGAAAGATGAATTCATTAAGCCGAATACGACCTTGGAAGTTCTAGGAAAACTCAGAGCCGCTTTCAAGAAAGATGGTTCCGTTACTGCTGGAAACAGTTCTGGATTGAATGATGGCGCAGCCGCCATGCTCATCGCATCCGAACAAGCATTAAAAGATCACAACCTCAAACCAATGGCCCGCATCGTTTCTGCCGCTGTTGCTGGAGTTGAACCACGCATCATGGGCATCGGACCGGTTTACGCTTCCGAAAAAGCATTGAAACGTGCTGGTTTGACACTCGATCAAATAGACGTGATTGAACTCAACGAAGCATTCGCAGCGCAAGTGCTTGCCTGTACGCGCATAATGGGCTTGGCCGATGATGATGCTCGTGTAAATCAGAATGGAGGTGCCATTGCCATCGGTCATCCACTGGGAATGAGCGGAGCTAGAATTCTGCAAACTGCGGCCATCCAATTGCAAAAGACGAATAAGCGCTATGCCTTGGTTTCGATGTGCATTGGGGTAGGGCAGGGCTACGCCACCATTATTGAACGGGTTTGA
- a CDS encoding hotdog fold thioesterase, which translates to MAEDLAKRVVDRMFNNDPFSQWLGIERVEDGAGKSVLRMTVLKEMLNGFDIAHGGITYSLADSALAFASNSHGIQSVSIETSISHTKPVKEGDVLTAIAVEKNLTTKIGVYEIIVTNQRNETVALFKGTVYRTGKEWEV; encoded by the coding sequence ATGGCAGAGGATCTCGCAAAACGCGTGGTTGACCGAATGTTCAACAACGATCCATTCAGTCAATGGCTGGGAATCGAGCGTGTGGAAGACGGTGCCGGAAAGTCAGTTCTCAGAATGACTGTTCTTAAGGAAATGCTGAATGGTTTCGACATCGCTCATGGCGGCATTACCTACAGTTTGGCGGATTCGGCTTTGGCTTTTGCCTCAAACAGTCACGGCATTCAAAGTGTCAGCATCGAAACATCCATTTCTCACACAAAACCAGTAAAGGAAGGCGATGTGCTAACAGCAATTGCGGTTGAGAAAAACCTCACCACCAAGATCGGTGTGTATGAGATTATCGTCACCAACCAGCGCAATGAAACCGTGGCACTGTTCAAAGGAACCGTTTATCGAACAGGAAAGGAATGGGAAGTTTGA
- a CDS encoding MarC family protein, with product MNEIIATLLFLIAVLDPVGSVPVYLEATKHFDERHKRKIAIRASVVAFLILLVFIVLGQIVLEGMSVSLDAFQISGGVILFLFALTMIFGDGKPEMEKHLIKDYKHVTIFPVAIPSIASPGAIMAVVLMTDNHIYTIQQQAVTTFLVAVVVGLTSLLLLAANKVQERIGEYGITVISKVMGLILASYGVQSILSGLKGFFAT from the coding sequence ATGAATGAAATAATTGCAACACTTCTTTTTCTAATTGCCGTTCTAGACCCTGTTGGTTCTGTCCCTGTGTATTTGGAAGCAACGAAGCATTTTGACGAAAGACACAAGCGGAAAATTGCTATTCGCGCTTCAGTTGTTGCGTTTCTTATCTTATTGGTTTTTATCGTTCTTGGTCAGATTGTGCTTGAAGGAATGAGTGTATCGCTTGATGCATTTCAGATTTCAGGAGGAGTGATTCTGTTCTTGTTTGCACTCACCATGATCTTTGGCGATGGTAAGCCTGAAATGGAAAAGCACCTTATAAAAGACTACAAACACGTGACGATATTCCCTGTAGCAATACCGTCAATAGCTTCGCCAGGGGCAATCATGGCAGTTGTCTTGATGACGGATAATCATATTTATACCATTCAACAACAGGCGGTAACCACCTTTTTAGTTGCGGTTGTGGTAGGTTTGACCAGCCTACTTCTGCTTGCGGCAAACAAGGTTCAAGAACGAATTGGGGAGTACGGGATCACGGTTATCAGTAAAGTGATGGGACTTATTTTGGCATCTTACGGTGTACAGAGTATTCTATCTGGTTTGAAAGGATTTTTTGCAACATAA
- a CDS encoding transferase hexapeptide repeat family protein, which yields MIFEFNGMRPRIHPTAFVHQTASVVGNVQIGRDVYIGPGAAIRGDWGRIVIEDGCNVQENCTIHMFPGTTVWLHKGAHVGHGAIIHGATLLQNCLIGMNAVVMDDAEVGEESIVGALCFVPAEMKIPTRKIVVGNPAKIIKDVSDDMIAWKTEGTKLYQSLPKESHATLKELGLEDVLSSDSIPETDPYYGQQKDLFETWSKTK from the coding sequence ATGATATTCGAATTCAATGGAATGCGTCCGAGGATTCATCCGACAGCTTTTGTGCATCAAACCGCAAGCGTTGTTGGTAATGTTCAGATTGGGAGGGATGTGTATATCGGTCCAGGCGCAGCAATCCGTGGCGATTGGGGCAGAATTGTGATCGAGGACGGTTGTAATGTGCAAGAGAATTGTACCATTCACATGTTTCCAGGCACAACCGTTTGGCTACACAAAGGAGCGCATGTCGGACATGGAGCTATTATACACGGAGCCACTTTGCTTCAGAATTGTCTTATTGGGATGAATGCCGTGGTGATGGATGATGCCGAAGTAGGCGAGGAGAGTATCGTTGGAGCTTTATGTTTCGTTCCCGCTGAGATGAAAATCCCAACCAGAAAGATCGTGGTAGGCAATCCTGCCAAGATCATCAAAGATGTTTCTGACGATATGATCGCTTGGAAAACAGAAGGGACCAAACTCTATCAATCCCTACCAAAAGAAAGCCATGCAACCTTGAAAGAACTTGGTTTGGAAGATGTGCTCTCTTCAGATTCCATTCCGGAAACTGATCCCTACTACGGGCAGCAGAAAGACTTATTTGAAACCTGGAGCAAGACGAAATGA